In Clupea harengus chromosome 13, Ch_v2.0.2, whole genome shotgun sequence, one DNA window encodes the following:
- the pwwp2b gene encoding PWWP domain-containing protein 2B translates to MALAEELRAGSRMPVTIEQILNDTLVVTLTCQERSYTGILLDCTKKSGLFCLPGVTVNSDNPPLSRQEFEVPNCAPDCKLPPLLLPQPKDENSLPEPDVPDAAPVPVPAGQVSYPPYFEGAPFPQPLWVRHSYRQWIPQPPPRPIKHKKRRTREPGRLTVSTIRLRPRQVLCEKCKNTLNGGEDVDVTEAESARKENSLQGSIAKESPLKALKKEDGVSFRETKRKGDMPSYDGKRFRKDKKEVEKFSASDMVPHSPVIKISYSTPQGKGEVMKIPSREHGSVKPFCPKQLLQNGLMTHGHHDHNQVTTKNMHTMDPTLTGLTVSIPKLKFPRPQEPGQDISSPKIHLSSHCVGEEQEYDSMYEAKLVTDDHKCSTKGTGPEHSQLDNSGEKSSLELWSDSSYEEAGRHGDLTLLINFHKRKADSSGLSVCSSDSLDESKSFSSDGTSPELCDLAPGDDVAVSSTSHGESKTVPPLTVRLHTRSMSKFMTEEGHAVTVGDVVWGKIHGFPWWPARVLSISGNCKETAKCETAWPEAKVSWFGSPTTSLLSVAKLSPFCEFFQTRFNRKKKGMYRRAIVEAAKATGHVSPEITALISHCET, encoded by the coding sequence aTCTGGGCTGTTCTGCTTACCTGGCGTTACAGTGAATTCAGACAATCCTCCTCTGTCAAGACAGGAATTTGAGGTCCCAAACTGTGCTCCAGACTGTAAACTGCCTCCTCTGCTACTACCACAACCAAAGGATGAAAACAGCCTTCCTGAACCAGATGTTCCAGACGCTGCACCGGTTCCAGTGCCTGCTGGCCAGGTCTCATACCCTCCTTATTTTGAAGGAGCCCCTTTCCCTCAGCCCCTTTGGGTTCGTCACAGTTACAGGCAGTGGATACCCCAACCACCTCCTCGGCCAATAAAGCACAAGAAAAGACGAACTAGGGAGCCAGGAAGGCTGACTGTGAGCACAATTCGTTTGAGGCCGCGGCAGGTTCTTTGTGAAAAGTGCAAGAACACATTAAATGGTGGTGAGGACGTAGATGTAACAGAAGCCGAGTCAGCCAGGAAGGAGAATTCCCTGCAGGGCAGCATTGCTAAGGAATCTCCCTTAAAGGCATTGAAAAAAGAAGATGGAGTCTCCTTTAGAGAGACTAAAAGGAAAGGGGACATGCCCAGTTATGATGGCAAACGGTTCAGAAAGGACAAAAAAGAAGTTGAAAAATTCTCTGCTTCAGATATGGTCCCCCATAGTCCTGTGATCAAGATCTCATACAGCACTCCTCAAGGTAAAGGTGAGGTCATGAAAATCCCTTCCAGAGAACATGGTTCTGTCAAGCCATTCTGCCCAAAGCAGCTATTACAAAATGGACTCATGACTCATGGGCATCATGATCACAACCAGGTGACTACAAAGAACATGCACACCATGGATCCAACCCTAACAGGCTTAACAGTATCCATTCCTAAACTAAAGTTTCCAAGACCTCAAGAGCCAGGCCAAGATATATCTTCACCAAAGATTCACTTGAGTTCACATTGTGTTGGTGAAGAACAAGAATATGATTCTATGTATGAAGCAAAGCTGGTGACTGATGACCACAAGTGTAGTACAAAAGGTACTGGTCCTGAGCATTCACAGTTGGATAATTCAGGAGAGAAGAGCTCACTGGAGCTATGGTCAGACAGCTCGTATGAAGAAGCAGGGCGGCATGGTGACCTCACCCTGCTAATCAACTTCCATAAGAGAAAGGCTGACTCCTCAGGTCTGTCAGTCTGTAGCAGTGACAGCCTGGATGAGTCTAAATCATTCAGCTCAGATGGTACATCACCAGAGTTGTGTGACCTGGCTCCTGGGGATGATGTTGCTGTCTCCTCCACCTCACATGGAGAGAGTAAAACCGTGCCACCCCTCACTGTCCGTCTGCACACACGTAGCATGTCCAAGTTTATGACTGAGGAAGGTCATGCGGTGACTGTTGGTGATGTGGTTTGGGGGAAAATCCATGGGTTCCCCTGGTGGCCAGCAAGAGTACTAAGCATTAGTGGTAATTGTAAAGAGACAGCAAAATGTGAGACTGCTTGGCCCGAAGCAAAGGTGTCCTGGTTTGGCTCACCAACCACCTCTCTGTTGTCTGTCGCCAAACTTTCCCCCTTTTGTGAATTTTTCCAAACACGTTTCAATCGCAAGAAGAAAGGGATGTATCGCAGAGCCATTGTGGAAGCTGCAAAGGCCACTGGCCACGTGAGTCCTGAGATCACCGCTCTCATCTCTCACTGTGAGACATAG